The following nucleotide sequence is from Paenibacillus andongensis.
ATATCAGAGCCAAGGAAGATAAAGCAGCTGCTGAAGGTTACACGGTGGAATTATTTGACCGGGAAAAGCATGATGGCGTGGATGAAATGCTGAATGGCTTTAATAATCTTTTTTGGCAAAAGGAAATCGGGCAATGCACGGCAGACGGTGTGCCGGTCGTCATTGCTGCATATAAAGGCAAGGTCATCGGATTTGCTGGTCCGGTCATTCGTCAGGACAACGGCAGGGGCTATTTCGCCGGAATCGGCGTTCTCCCTGAGCACGAGGGGCACGGTCTGGGCAGCATCCTGTTCTTCAAGCTGTGTGAAGCTTTTCGTTCGATCGGGACCGGCTACATGTCGCTCTATACGGGCAGTACGAACCCGGCTATCCGCATCTACGAGAAGGCAGGCTTCACAACCGTCAAACAATTTTCTGTTATGCGAAGGGAGTTTGTGTGAATGAGCGAGGAAAAATTATCGATATTAGCCATCGGTGGCCATGTTGGTGATGCCGAATTAACGGCAGGGGGCGTATTGGCAAGTCACTTTTTGAAAGGTGACCGTATTGCGACTCTGGCGCTGACAGCAGGTGAACGCGGCGTTCCGGCAGGACAAGATATGGCCGAATATCGTGTGCAGAAAGTGAATGAGGCGAAAACTTTTGCCGAGATGCTGGGCGGGGAAGCGTTCGTATTCGACGATATTCCTGACGGCGAGCTGCAAGATAACCAAGAAATGCGTTTTCGCGTATGCGATGTCATTCGTCAAGTTCGTCCGAACGTCATTATTACGCATTGGAAGAACAGCATGCACAAGGATCATATGACAACACACCGCATCGTCAATGACGCTCGCTTTTTTGCCGCGTTGCCGACATTTGAGCGGGAGCTTCCTGCCCATTTTGCGCAGAGATTGTATTATGCCGAGAACTGGGAAGATGCCGTTGACTATCGTCCGTATGTGTATGTCGACTACGACCAGGAAGCCTTTGATCTATGGGTGAAGGCGGTCTCCACGCACTGGTTCGTAACCGGCAGTAAGTCCTTCCAGTACCTGGAATACTATAAGCATCTGATGCGTGTCCGCGGAATTGAAGCCAGAAAGCAATATGCACAAACCTTCATGATTCCAGAAGAAAATATGCGTGTTCTCAAAACTGAATTATAAAAAATAAAACCAACCTCTACACGCGGCTGTTCATTCATCAATGGCCTCGTTAGGGGTTTTCTCAACTTTGGCTTTGGGTAAAGTGACAAAATGTGGGAGGCAGCTATGA
It contains:
- a CDS encoding PIG-L deacetylase family protein codes for the protein MSEEKLSILAIGGHVGDAELTAGGVLASHFLKGDRIATLALTAGERGVPAGQDMAEYRVQKVNEAKTFAEMLGGEAFVFDDIPDGELQDNQEMRFRVCDVIRQVRPNVIITHWKNSMHKDHMTTHRIVNDARFFAALPTFERELPAHFAQRLYYAENWEDAVDYRPYVYVDYDQEAFDLWVKAVSTHWFVTGSKSFQYLEYYKHLMRVRGIEARKQYAQTFMIPEENMRVLKTEL